The Cryomorphaceae bacterium 1068 genome window below encodes:
- a CDS encoding T9SS type A sorting domain-containing protein, which yields MKIRSLLSAMLLLVASFSWAQNTECSGTLTANNAIDGGTPFVNGYNYNFSTSGGVVTATFELLDPQIGLVGIFQTFNPDFSETTVVAMGGSQEVSADFPGFTDGDTFTCRIQWNFAGGFSRGEELTYTVGENCGIIPPDPVVLPVDFESTTADYAFENFAGGFSSVIPNPTPSGINTSATVAQMVKGPGDVFGGSVLPLDSPIDFSENKLFKMKVYSPRSGARVLLKVENASNSGIFFEKEDTSTVANEWETLEFDFSAINTGNEYSRIVLIWDLGVVGDGTPNFTFQFDDIELVMSDIEPPSQVALPIDFEDETLDYGLTDFGGTVSSIVADPEDAGNTAVQTIRTAGAAVFAGTTVGQPLGLEEPIPFDFDNTGMSARVWSPEAGVIVKLKIEQVGNPGIFVEKDVLTTTSGAWETLEFDFAQPTAGSLNLDLVYNLPTIFFNFGADPGLTPEQTYFWDDVDFAPGVGGFIPTALPIDFDTPDVTFGLIDFGGNESTIIPDPEDAGNNVVQSIRTEGAAFFAGTTVPAGGLTNRIPFEAGETTMSVRVWSPEVGIPVRMKLEATGSPGLVAEKELTTTTSGEWETIFFDFSVDALVPVDVNADFNIVSLFFNFNVDQVNPAPEQIYLWDDVAFGGIPSSDCLNDAAFGSADISVEGPNGQLITISTCSYEEEYSTITGVPVGEDIEFTLDADGDGGYITVRSDSATGPIVAEGPSPLTVASASGADLYPHWNTDDSCGTLAECVVTTVQCVSCETECPDGNIGDACDDGDENTVGDVIGEDCVCAGQPLTGDCLNEDAFGSADLSTEANNLVTISTCSFQTEYSTITGVSAGEDIEFSIVEGGYITVRSDSANGAVVAQGTSPVTVSGASGSDLFAHWNTDAACGQATDCVETTVQCLTCGTDCPDGNIGDPCDDGDPLTEGETIQEDCSCGGGIVVPANDNCEGATDIACGTTIEGTTVGASATEGLNNLCNGFASTTPEDVWYTFQANGSDNYTVTVLPAEGSLIDGVLFIYSGDCGSLTEVACSDTGLSAGSGEGITLEAPAAGTYYVRTFAYFDAGDITVSLDCESGCANPFPAVDQSSLTSTVLPNGKLRFEWEPVPGQIGCQINIVVGTGPQQATVVRAGASASSFTAPLGQLVPFTTYNFRVRCGCSQGPLVVGPYTNYAQAFYAPPVITEEMGTGYTDTPLSQVDPDAQWNNSNLSENIVGQLFDMASSGSWVRVAPNPAQDNVSLSYNSLSEGQAFIRVFDAQGKLAFEKAITFNKGFNNVNLNLNELGNGIYVVEVLKGESRESVRLLMQ from the coding sequence ATGAAAATTAGATCATTACTATCAGCGATGTTGCTCCTTGTGGCATCATTCAGCTGGGCCCAGAACACAGAGTGTTCCGGAACACTAACCGCAAATAATGCCATCGACGGGGGAACCCCATTCGTCAATGGCTACAATTACAACTTTTCCACAAGTGGCGGAGTTGTAACTGCTACTTTCGAACTACTTGACCCACAGATAGGTTTAGTAGGTATTTTCCAAACGTTCAACCCTGATTTTTCCGAAACAACAGTTGTGGCAATGGGTGGTTCGCAAGAAGTAAGCGCAGACTTTCCAGGTTTCACCGATGGAGATACATTTACGTGCAGAATCCAATGGAATTTTGCGGGTGGATTTTCCAGAGGTGAGGAATTGACCTATACTGTAGGAGAAAACTGTGGTATCATACCTCCCGATCCGGTGGTATTGCCGGTTGATTTCGAATCAACGACAGCAGATTATGCCTTTGAAAACTTCGCAGGTGGATTTTCTTCTGTAATTCCGAACCCTACTCCTTCGGGAATAAACACAAGTGCTACCGTAGCGCAAATGGTAAAAGGGCCAGGAGATGTCTTTGGTGGAAGTGTCCTTCCATTGGATAGCCCTATCGACTTTTCAGAGAATAAACTTTTCAAAATGAAAGTTTACTCTCCAAGATCTGGCGCACGTGTGCTTCTAAAGGTTGAAAATGCAAGTAATTCCGGGATCTTCTTCGAGAAGGAAGACACATCAACAGTTGCAAACGAATGGGAAACACTTGAATTTGATTTCAGTGCAATCAATACAGGCAACGAGTATTCCAGAATCGTTTTGATTTGGGACCTTGGTGTAGTGGGTGATGGAACACCAAACTTCACTTTCCAGTTTGACGACATCGAGCTTGTGATGAGTGATATTGAGCCTCCTTCACAAGTCGCTCTTCCGATTGACTTTGAAGATGAAACGTTGGATTACGGTTTGACTGATTTCGGAGGAACTGTCTCTTCGATCGTTGCTGATCCGGAGGATGCCGGAAATACCGCTGTTCAGACAATCAGAACAGCAGGTGCTGCAGTTTTTGCAGGAACTACAGTTGGCCAGCCCTTGGGGCTTGAAGAGCCTATTCCGTTTGACTTTGACAATACAGGAATGTCTGCAAGAGTGTGGTCACCTGAAGCAGGTGTTATCGTGAAACTTAAAATAGAACAAGTTGGAAACCCTGGAATATTTGTAGAAAAAGATGTTCTTACCACGACTAGTGGTGCTTGGGAAACGTTGGAATTTGACTTTGCTCAGCCGACAGCCGGTAGTTTGAATTTGGATTTAGTTTACAACTTGCCAACGATCTTCTTCAATTTCGGAGCTGATCCCGGTCTTACACCCGAACAGACGTACTTCTGGGATGATGTGGACTTCGCGCCAGGCGTAGGAGGATTCATTCCTACCGCACTTCCTATCGATTTTGATACACCGGATGTAACTTTTGGTTTGATTGATTTTGGTGGAAACGAATCTACCATCATTCCTGATCCTGAAGATGCAGGAAACAATGTAGTTCAGTCCATTCGTACGGAAGGTGCTGCATTCTTTGCGGGGACTACGGTTCCGGCTGGTGGATTAACCAATCGCATTCCATTTGAAGCAGGTGAAACGACTATGAGTGTGAGAGTGTGGTCTCCTGAAGTGGGAATTCCCGTTCGCATGAAACTCGAGGCAACAGGATCACCGGGATTGGTAGCTGAGAAAGAGCTCACAACTACAACTTCAGGAGAATGGGAAACCATCTTTTTTGACTTTAGTGTTGATGCGCTTGTTCCTGTTGACGTAAATGCTGATTTCAACATCGTAAGTCTTTTCTTCAACTTTAATGTTGACCAGGTAAACCCAGCTCCTGAGCAGATTTACCTTTGGGATGATGTAGCCTTTGGAGGTATACCTTCTTCTGATTGTCTGAATGACGCTGCTTTCGGTAGCGCTGACATTAGCGTTGAAGGACCGAACGGTCAGTTGATCACTATCTCTACCTGTTCTTACGAAGAAGAGTATTCTACCATTACAGGAGTTCCTGTAGGAGAAGACATCGAATTCACTCTTGATGCAGATGGCGATGGAGGGTACATCACTGTGCGCAGTGATTCAGCAACTGGTCCTATCGTAGCGGAAGGCCCTAGTCCATTGACGGTAGCAAGCGCAAGCGGTGCTGATCTCTATCCTCACTGGAATACGGACGACTCGTGTGGCACTCTTGCTGAATGTGTTGTAACAACAGTTCAGTGTGTTTCTTGCGAAACTGAATGTCCTGATGGAAACATCGGTGATGCTTGCGATGATGGTGACGAGAATACCGTTGGAGATGTGATTGGTGAAGACTGCGTTTGTGCAGGTCAGCCGCTTACGGGTGACTGTTTGAATGAAGATGCTTTCGGTTCTGCTGATTTAAGTACTGAAGCAAATAATCTGGTAACAATCAGCACTTGTTCATTCCAAACTGAGTATTCTACGATTACCGGAGTTTCTGCGGGTGAAGACATTGAGTTTTCTATTGTAGAAGGAGGTTACATTACAGTAAGATCTGACTCTGCAAACGGAGCTGTTGTAGCTCAAGGAACGTCTCCGGTTACGGTATCAGGTGCAAGTGGTTCAGACCTCTTTGCACACTGGAATACAGACGCAGCTTGTGGTCAAGCTACAGATTGTGTTGAAACAACCGTTCAATGCCTCACTTGCGGTACTGACTGTCCTGATGGAAACATTGGTGACCCTTGTGACGATGGAGACCCATTGACAGAAGGAGAGACGATCCAAGAAGACTGTTCTTGTGGTGGTGGCATAGTAGTGCCAGCTAATGACAACTGCGAAGGAGCGACTGATATTGCTTGCGGAACTACAATCGAAGGCACTACAGTAGGCGCCAGCGCTACGGAAGGCCTAAATAATCTTTGTAACGGTTTTGCATCGACTACTCCTGAAGATGTATGGTATACATTCCAAGCTAACGGTTCTGACAATTATACAGTAACTGTTTTACCTGCTGAAGGGTCTCTAATTGATGGAGTCCTTTTTATCTACTCCGGAGATTGTGGAAGCTTAACGGAAGTCGCTTGTTCAGACACTGGTTTAAGTGCTGGTTCCGGAGAAGGTATAACTTTGGAAGCTCCTGCTGCAGGAACTTACTATGTACGCACATTCGCCTATTTTGACGCTGGTGACATCACCGTTTCTCTAGACTGCGAGTCTGGTTGTGCAAATCCATTCCCTGCTGTTGATCAATCGAGCCTTACGTCGACTGTGCTTCCGAATGGAAAACTTCGTTTTGAATGGGAGCCAGTACCAGGACAAATTGGTTGCCAGATCAATATCGTTGTTGGAACAGGACCTCAGCAAGCCACTGTCGTAAGAGCAGGAGCTTCAGCGAGTTCATTTACGGCTCCTCTAGGTCAGCTAGTTCCATTTACCACGTACAACTTTAGAGTAAGATGTGGATGTTCACAAGGCCCACTTGTTGTAGGACCTTACACTAACTACGCTCAAGCATTCTATGCTCCGCCAGTGATCACTGAAGAAATGGGTACGGGTTATACTGACACCCCTCTTTCTCAAGTTGATCCTGATGCACAATGGAATAACAGCAATCTCAGCGAAAATATCGTTGGCCAATTATTCGATATGGCATCTTCCGGATCTTGGGTACGTGTAGCTCCAAACCCTGCACAGGATAATGTAAGCTTGTCTTACAACTCATTGTCTGAAGGACAAGCCTTCATCCGAGTATTTGATGCACAAGGAAAACTAGCCTTTGAGAAAGCAATCACTTTCAATAAAGGCTTCAACAATGTTAACCTGAACTTGAATGAACTTGGAAACGGCATCTACGTGGTAGAAGTGCTGAAAGGTGAAAGCCGTGAGTCAGTAAGACTTTTAATGCAGTAG